The following coding sequences lie in one Spea bombifrons isolate aSpeBom1 chromosome 5, aSpeBom1.2.pri, whole genome shotgun sequence genomic window:
- the LOC128497270 gene encoding secreted Ly-6/uPAR-related protein 1-like produces MKTITMHLLLAALSLDLAFSLKCHVCYEVTQSRDCRDEMVCSPESKVCKTVVYSPQVGFPFNGEEMVTRSCATSCVENDPYALGNDKPVFCCTIDLCNNRGLYASNSTANSSGAVTGSYRTLAASIAIICALLRV; encoded by the exons ATGAAGACCATTACCATGCATCTCCTGCTGGCAGCGCTTTCTTTGGATTTAG CGTTCTCCTTGAAGTGCCATGTTTGCTACGAAGTAACCCAAAGCAGAGACTGCCGGGATGAAATGGTCTGCTCTCCGGAATCTAAAGTTTGTAAAACAGTCGTATACAGTCCACAAGTGG GTTTCCCTTTTAATGGAGAGGAGATGGTTACCAGAAGCTGTGCCACATCTTGTGTGGAGAACGACCCATACGCCTTGGGAAATGATAAGCCTGTGTTTTGCTGCACCATCGACCTGTGCAACAACAGGGGGCTATACGCCAGCAACAGCACAGCAAACTCTTCTGGCGCCGTTACCGGCAGCTACAGAACATTGGCGGCATCTATAGCTATCATCTGTGCTTTGCTCCGAGTCTAA